One genomic segment of Candidatus Binataceae bacterium includes these proteins:
- a CDS encoding carboxyl transferase domain-containing protein: MFKRVLIANRGEIAIRVARAAEALGVESVSVYAPADALSLHIRVTTESRALRSEAPSNDPVRAYLDVEALIDAAKAGGCDCVHPGYGFLSENADFAARCRQEGIAFIGPHPETLALFGDKLRARELAGSLGIPIIPGSPQALASAEEAAAVAETVGYPVMLKAAAGGGGRGMRAVASADQMAAAFVRCQSEALAAFGDGALFVEKLLARPRHIEVQVLADRAGDLVHLHERDCSVQLRNQKVIEIAPAPGLEAALRQRILEDAIHLARAAGYVNAGTVEFLVNPERGEHFFIECNPRIQVEHTVTEQVTGIDLVESQFRISAGESLQSLGISDQAAVARPRGFAIQARIVANGTGVLTAYKEPTGPGVRVDSCGYLGYAPPPQFDPMFAKLICQSNSTHTFSSALDRTLRALDEFHISGLPTNLRLLRAILSHPAVRAGDARTSFFSEHPDLVASTGAKASASGSLALLEQQAMVLRGGRDGLTISSTQPPSVNLVVPAGEEGVESPMAGNIIELPLEVGAAVEAGAILLVISAMKMETAITAPCAGVVTAISPAEIGATVAAGQIVATIAPSSRPSAAAKPRHYGDDSWAPMLADVHALQQIAHRRFAPDSSDPGVVRQRRRGKLTCRERIDLLLDPGTFREVGSLAGFADYDDEGRIAGFTPANHVGGWGKIAGRTAVVCADDFTSRGGHSDGAIGGKAAHLDRLSIDLRCPSIRLLDGSSGGGSIAAMVPKQQTAGESRAQESSGAIVAGRPRVSGEGGSFLPGHLGSTMYVSQLSQVPVVNLLLGSVVGIGAAKAVLGHFSVMVRDIAQLFVAGPPVVSHAMGYDISKEELGGWHIHCRNGSVDNLADSEEEATAMTKRFLSYLPSSVYEAPPVLPPDPSDPADRREEELFTIIPRKRTMTFDMRRAIRLIADRDSFFEIGPLWGTDQIVGFVRFNGYPMGLLASDCRHVNGGALTADGCDKLKRHLDLCDMFHLPILNLIDNPGFAVGLEHELTGTIRKGGEWMIAFAQVEVPIFTVIMRRSFGVAGNNFASPRSGASARVAWPAADVGGIPPEGGIEAAYKRQLAEAADPAALRAEINARIESARGPIGPLNRFQMEEMIDPRDTRPWVCEWGENAYRIVSQPSLLVPRAIQFRP; this comes from the coding sequence TTGTTCAAGCGGGTATTGATTGCCAACCGGGGTGAAATCGCCATCCGTGTCGCGCGCGCCGCAGAGGCGCTTGGTGTCGAGTCGGTCAGTGTATACGCGCCTGCGGACGCGCTTTCGCTTCATATCCGCGTAACCACCGAGTCGCGCGCACTCAGGTCCGAGGCGCCCTCGAACGATCCCGTCCGTGCCTACCTGGACGTGGAAGCGCTGATCGACGCCGCGAAGGCTGGTGGCTGCGATTGCGTGCATCCCGGATATGGCTTTCTGTCTGAGAATGCCGATTTCGCAGCGCGCTGCCGCCAAGAGGGCATCGCATTTATCGGGCCGCATCCCGAGACGCTGGCGTTGTTCGGCGACAAGCTGAGAGCGCGCGAGCTGGCCGGCTCGCTGGGCATCCCCATCATTCCGGGTAGCCCGCAAGCGCTGGCTAGCGCGGAGGAGGCCGCGGCGGTCGCCGAAACGGTCGGCTATCCGGTGATGCTGAAAGCGGCCGCGGGCGGAGGCGGGCGGGGGATGCGCGCCGTCGCGTCCGCCGATCAGATGGCAGCGGCTTTCGTACGCTGCCAGAGTGAAGCACTCGCAGCGTTCGGCGACGGCGCCCTATTCGTCGAGAAACTGCTCGCACGCCCCCGCCATATCGAGGTTCAGGTTCTGGCCGACCGCGCCGGCGATCTGGTTCATCTCCACGAGCGCGACTGCTCGGTCCAGCTTCGCAACCAGAAAGTCATCGAGATCGCCCCGGCACCGGGGTTGGAAGCCGCTCTGCGGCAGCGCATCCTTGAGGACGCGATCCACCTTGCCCGTGCCGCAGGTTATGTGAATGCGGGCACAGTTGAGTTTCTGGTCAACCCCGAGCGCGGCGAGCATTTTTTCATCGAGTGCAATCCGCGCATCCAGGTGGAGCACACCGTAACCGAGCAGGTCACCGGCATCGATCTGGTCGAATCGCAGTTTCGTATCTCAGCCGGCGAATCCCTCCAATCCTTGGGCATCTCCGACCAGGCCGCAGTTGCACGGCCTCGCGGGTTTGCCATACAGGCGCGCATCGTAGCGAACGGTACCGGCGTGTTGACCGCCTACAAGGAGCCGACCGGTCCGGGCGTGCGGGTCGATTCCTGCGGCTATCTCGGCTATGCGCCCCCGCCGCAGTTCGACCCGATGTTCGCCAAGCTAATCTGCCAGTCGAATTCGACGCACACGTTCAGTTCAGCGCTCGATCGCACCTTACGCGCACTCGACGAGTTCCACATTTCCGGCCTGCCGACCAATCTTCGCCTGCTCCGCGCGATCCTCTCACATCCGGCGGTGCGGGCGGGTGATGCGCGCACCAGCTTCTTCTCAGAGCACCCCGACCTTGTCGCTTCGACGGGCGCGAAAGCGTCCGCGTCGGGTTCGCTGGCACTGCTCGAACAACAGGCGATGGTGCTCCGCGGCGGCAGAGACGGGCTCACCATATCCTCCACGCAGCCCCCATCGGTCAACCTGGTCGTCCCGGCGGGAGAGGAGGGTGTCGAAAGCCCGATGGCCGGCAATATCATCGAGCTTCCCCTGGAGGTCGGAGCCGCGGTTGAGGCCGGCGCGATTCTGCTGGTCATCAGCGCGATGAAGATGGAAACCGCCATTACGGCGCCCTGCGCCGGGGTAGTGACCGCAATCAGCCCCGCCGAGATCGGCGCCACAGTCGCAGCAGGGCAGATCGTCGCGACGATAGCCCCATCCAGTCGCCCTAGCGCTGCGGCGAAGCCGCGCCACTACGGCGACGACAGCTGGGCACCGATGCTCGCCGACGTGCATGCCTTGCAACAGATCGCTCATCGACGTTTCGCGCCCGATTCGAGCGATCCAGGCGTCGTCCGCCAGCGGCGCCGAGGGAAGCTGACCTGCCGCGAACGCATTGACCTGTTGCTTGATCCGGGCACCTTCCGCGAGGTTGGCAGCCTTGCGGGGTTCGCGGATTACGACGACGAGGGACGCATAGCGGGCTTCACGCCCGCCAACCACGTGGGAGGTTGGGGCAAGATTGCTGGCCGCACGGCGGTGGTATGCGCCGACGATTTTACCTCGCGCGGCGGACACTCTGACGGCGCGATCGGGGGCAAGGCCGCGCACCTCGACCGGCTGTCGATCGACCTACGCTGCCCATCGATCCGTTTGCTGGACGGCTCTTCGGGCGGCGGCAGCATTGCAGCAATGGTACCCAAGCAGCAAACGGCGGGTGAAAGCAGGGCACAAGAAAGCTCCGGCGCGATCGTTGCCGGCCGCCCGCGCGTGTCGGGGGAGGGTGGTTCGTTTCTGCCGGGCCACCTCGGAAGCACGATGTACGTATCGCAGCTAAGCCAGGTGCCGGTGGTCAACCTGTTGCTGGGTAGTGTGGTGGGTATCGGCGCGGCGAAGGCGGTCCTCGGCCACTTCTCGGTCATGGTGCGTGACATCGCGCAGCTGTTCGTGGCCGGACCTCCTGTGGTGAGCCACGCGATGGGGTACGACATCAGCAAGGAGGAGTTGGGCGGCTGGCATATCCACTGTCGGAATGGTTCCGTCGACAATCTCGCCGACTCGGAGGAAGAGGCGACCGCAATGACGAAGCGGTTCCTTTCCTACCTTCCCTCCAGCGTCTACGAAGCGCCCCCGGTCTTGCCTCCGGACCCGAGTGATCCGGCAGATCGCCGCGAGGAAGAGTTGTTTACCATCATCCCCCGCAAACGCACCATGACGTTCGACATGCGCCGGGCGATCCGCCTGATAGCGGATCGCGACTCCTTCTTCGAGATCGGGCCATTGTGGGGGACCGATCAGATCGTGGGTTTCGTCCGCTTCAACGGCTATCCGATGGGCTTGCTCGCATCCGACTGCAGGCACGTCAATGGCGGCGCACTCACGGCCGACGGGTGCGACAAACTCAAGCGCCACCTCGACCTCTGCGACATGTTTCACCTTCCCATCCTCAACCTGATCGACAATCCGGGTTTCGCGGTAGGACTGGAGCATGAGTTGACCGGAACGATCCGCAAGGGCGGAGAGTGGATGATCGCGTTCGCACAGGTCGAGGTTCCGATCTTCACCGTCATCATGCGCCGGAGCTTTGGGGTGGCCGGCAACAACTTCGCATCGCCCCGCAGCGGCGCCAGCGCACGCGTCGCGTGGCCCGCCGCCGACGTCGGCGGCATCCCGCCCGAGGGCGGGATCGAAGCCGCGTACAAACGCCAGCTCGCCGAGGCCGCCGACCCCGCCGCCCTGCGTGCGGAGATCAATGCGCGCATCGAAAGTGCGCGCGGCCCCATAGGTCCGCTAAACCGTTTTCAGATGGAAGAAATGATCGACCCGCGCGACACTCGCCCATGGGTGTGTGAGTGGGGAGAAAACGCCTATCGCATCGTGTCGCAACCGTCCTTGCTGGTCCCCCGAGCAATCCAATTCAGGCCGTAA
- a CDS encoding LLM class F420-dependent oxidoreductase gives MKFGIGFATSGKFSDPGLLAHLATTAERCGFESLWSVEHVAVPVKHLPYPGSKDGSMPGGDDVAIPDPLIPLAYVAAVTKTIKLATGILILPQRHPIYTAKEVATVDVLSGGRVILGIGSGWMKEEFEALGIDFHHRGAMTDEAIRALRALWKDGAASFEGKHFRFGPLHSNPKPVRRDVPIHVGGHSTAAARRAGRYGDGFFPTVMNPEKLKELFATVRSEAQKAGRNPDAIEFSCLTRSFKPDDLKMLADMGVSRVVVNPPGTKPEVVTRGLEKFREEVISRV, from the coding sequence ATGAAATTCGGTATCGGCTTCGCCACTTCCGGAAAATTCAGCGATCCGGGGCTGCTGGCCCATCTGGCGACTACCGCCGAGCGCTGCGGTTTCGAATCGCTGTGGAGCGTGGAGCACGTCGCGGTTCCCGTAAAACACCTGCCCTATCCGGGCAGCAAGGATGGCAGCATGCCCGGTGGCGACGATGTCGCGATTCCGGACCCGCTCATCCCGCTCGCGTATGTGGCGGCAGTGACCAAAACCATCAAGCTCGCCACCGGAATATTGATCCTGCCGCAGCGGCATCCCATCTACACGGCAAAAGAAGTCGCGACCGTGGACGTGCTCTCGGGCGGACGAGTAATTCTCGGAATCGGCAGCGGATGGATGAAAGAGGAATTCGAGGCGCTCGGAATCGACTTCCATCACCGCGGCGCGATGACCGACGAGGCGATCCGCGCACTGCGCGCGCTGTGGAAAGATGGAGCCGCATCGTTTGAGGGCAAGCATTTCAGGTTCGGTCCGCTCCATTCGAATCCAAAGCCGGTCAGGAGAGACGTTCCGATTCACGTGGGAGGACACTCGACGGCGGCCGCTCGGCGCGCCGGGCGCTACGGAGATGGATTCTTCCCCACCGTGATGAATCCGGAGAAACTCAAGGAGCTGTTCGCAACCGTGCGATCCGAAGCGCAAAAGGCGGGGCGCAATCCGGATGCGATAGAATTCTCCTGCCTGACGAGGTCCTTCAAGCCGGATGACCTGAAGATGCTCGCGGACATGGGAGTTTCGCGGGTGGTGGTAAATCCTCCGGGCACCAAGCCGGAGGTAGTAACCCGCGGGCTTGAAAAATTCCGCGAGGAAGTCATCTCCCGCGTGTAG
- a CDS encoding thiolase family protein produces the protein MANFELKDRAAIAGVGNSPYGRRLMRSPIDLAADAIASALDDCGLTRDELDGMIVSFGSPIGADGDSIAQLLGLKLRTCNQTWAHGRFTASCITWAAMLVNAGLADAVACLASVSFSSMRRPMMGGAGDREGTREAGGGHGEDPVYGMTSPGAGAALVARRYFDRYGCDSRALASVPVAFRKHAAMNPAAIMREPIDVEAHQRSRYVCEPLRLLDYCLINDGAACVIVTTSEQARDLKKPPVYIGGMQGLPGGREEFIWAYPGLGVAQQSVFEYEVGQQRVYQMAGVTPTEVDALFTYDAFSIVAWIALERFGFCKPGEAAGFTQDGRIEIGGELPMNTNGGLLSEAHIMGWNHQVEIVRQLRGECGARQVKDAEVIQWANAYGDSLIYHK, from the coding sequence ATGGCAAATTTCGAATTAAAGGACCGTGCCGCGATAGCAGGTGTCGGCAATTCGCCGTATGGGCGGCGGTTGATGCGCAGCCCGATCGATCTGGCCGCCGACGCAATTGCCAGCGCGCTGGATGACTGTGGCCTCACGCGCGATGAGCTGGACGGAATGATCGTCAGTTTCGGGTCGCCAATCGGTGCCGACGGAGACTCTATTGCGCAGCTGCTGGGGTTAAAGCTGCGGACCTGCAATCAGACTTGGGCTCACGGGCGCTTTACCGCGAGCTGCATCACGTGGGCCGCGATGCTGGTAAATGCCGGCTTGGCTGATGCCGTCGCCTGTCTCGCCTCGGTGAGCTTCTCGTCAATGCGGCGTCCGATGATGGGCGGCGCCGGCGACCGCGAGGGCACACGCGAGGCGGGAGGAGGCCACGGAGAAGACCCCGTGTATGGCATGACTTCGCCCGGCGCGGGCGCCGCTCTGGTGGCGCGACGCTACTTCGATCGCTATGGCTGCGACAGCCGCGCGCTTGCCTCGGTGCCAGTCGCGTTTCGCAAGCACGCCGCAATGAATCCGGCGGCGATCATGCGCGAACCTATCGATGTCGAAGCCCATCAGCGATCACGCTACGTCTGCGAGCCACTTCGTCTGCTCGACTACTGCCTCATCAACGATGGGGCAGCATGCGTGATCGTGACGACCTCGGAACAGGCGCGCGATCTGAAAAAACCTCCGGTCTACATCGGCGGCATGCAGGGATTGCCGGGCGGCCGCGAGGAGTTCATCTGGGCATATCCCGGGCTCGGCGTGGCCCAACAATCGGTGTTTGAATATGAGGTCGGCCAGCAGCGCGTGTACCAAATGGCCGGAGTAACACCGACAGAGGTCGACGCGCTCTTCACCTACGACGCGTTCTCGATAGTTGCGTGGATTGCGCTTGAGCGCTTCGGCTTCTGCAAACCAGGGGAAGCGGCGGGCTTCACGCAAGACGGCCGGATCGAAATCGGGGGAGAGCTCCCGATGAACACCAACGGGGGTTTGCTCTCCGAGGCGCACATCATGGGCTGGAATCATCAGGTCGAAATCGTTCGACAGCTACGCGGCGAATGCGGCGCCAGGCAAGTGAAAGATGCCGAGGTCATTCAGTGGGCGAATGCGTATGGCGACTCGCTCATCTATCACAAGTAA
- a CDS encoding OB-fold domain-containing protein: MKAAEYQKPLPTISSLNRPYWEGLRRRELRLQKCDGCGLTWYPPAPLCPACWSRKFTWTQLSGHGRISSWVVFHQAYFRSFEADIPYNVVEVDLEEGPRVLANLLGAKGEIHCGMPVEIVFDDVTDEVTLAKFKPRTV; the protein is encoded by the coding sequence ATGAAAGCAGCTGAGTACCAGAAACCGCTTCCGACGATTTCCTCATTGAACCGCCCTTACTGGGAAGGACTCAGACGACGGGAACTGCGGCTGCAAAAGTGCGACGGATGTGGGCTGACCTGGTATCCCCCGGCGCCGCTGTGCCCGGCCTGCTGGTCGCGCAAGTTCACCTGGACGCAGCTCAGCGGCCACGGTCGAATCAGTTCATGGGTGGTGTTTCATCAGGCCTACTTCCGTAGTTTTGAAGCCGACATTCCGTACAACGTCGTGGAAGTTGATCTCGAGGAAGGTCCGCGGGTCCTGGCAAATCTGCTCGGGGCGAAGGGCGAGATCCACTGCGGCATGCCGGTCGAAATAGTATTCGATGATGTGACCGATGAGGTCACGCTCGCGAAGTTCAAGCCCCGCACCGTCTAA
- a CDS encoding NAD(P)/FAD-dependent oxidoreductase has protein sequence MADSQAQTLNTRSERIESFDAIVIGAGVAGLYQLYRLRELGLSVRGLEDGGGVGGTWYWNRYPGCRFDSESETYGYSFSKELLQEWDWKEHFSGQLENERYLNYVADRFDLRRHIQFNSHVISAVYDERTNRWDVQLESGQRMRAQFLVAAVGILSARYVPSFEGIDTFRGESYHTSRWPKEKVDFSGKRVAVIGTGATAVQLIPVIAKEVGHLTVFQRTPNYCAPLRNGLVSEETQRRFKATYPEIHQRIRETTGAFLHEFDRRTALEVPREERLAVYEKLWALPGFGKWLGNFRDIMTDRVANEDFAEFVRDKIRARVKDPAVAEKLVPKDHPFGSKRVPLETEYYEAYNRDNVLLVDIKEASIERITPKGIKTRDREYEFDVIIYATGFDAITGAVTRIDIRGEGGQSLKEKWANGPRTLLGIQSAGFPNLFIATNSAFCNYTVCAESIVEWITDAIRHVRANGYSRIAPTVKAEDAWVEHANEVGSHTLLSGANSWFIGANIPGKARAILLYASPAPVYRAKCTEAAANGYKDFVLQ, from the coding sequence ATGGCAGATTCTCAAGCACAGACACTGAATACCCGCTCCGAACGGATCGAGAGTTTTGACGCGATAGTGATTGGCGCCGGCGTCGCCGGACTCTATCAACTCTATCGCTTACGCGAGCTCGGACTCTCGGTCCGGGGTCTCGAAGATGGCGGAGGCGTGGGAGGGACGTGGTACTGGAATCGCTATCCCGGCTGCCGCTTCGACTCGGAGAGCGAGACCTACGGCTATTCCTTCTCAAAGGAGCTCCTCCAGGAGTGGGACTGGAAAGAGCACTTTTCCGGCCAACTGGAGAACGAGCGCTACCTGAACTACGTGGCCGATCGGTTCGATCTGCGCCGCCACATCCAGTTCAATTCGCACGTCATTTCCGCGGTGTACGACGAGCGCACCAACCGATGGGATGTCCAGCTCGAGAGTGGACAACGCATGCGCGCGCAGTTCCTGGTGGCGGCGGTGGGAATCCTGTCGGCGCGCTACGTTCCCTCGTTCGAAGGTATCGACACCTTCAGGGGCGAGTCATATCACACGTCCAGGTGGCCAAAGGAGAAGGTCGATTTTAGCGGGAAGCGCGTGGCGGTGATCGGCACCGGCGCCACTGCCGTCCAGCTCATCCCGGTCATCGCCAAGGAGGTCGGTCATCTCACCGTATTCCAGCGCACGCCGAATTACTGTGCGCCGCTCAGGAACGGGCTGGTGAGCGAAGAAACCCAGCGGCGGTTCAAGGCTACTTACCCCGAGATACACCAGAGAATCCGGGAAACCACGGGAGCTTTCCTGCACGAGTTCGACCGGCGCACGGCGCTGGAGGTCCCGCGCGAAGAGCGGCTCGCGGTGTATGAGAAATTGTGGGCGCTGCCCGGCTTCGGTAAGTGGCTGGGCAATTTCAGGGACATCATGACCGACCGGGTGGCGAACGAAGACTTCGCCGAGTTCGTACGCGACAAGATCCGCGCGCGCGTGAAGGATCCTGCTGTGGCGGAAAAACTGGTGCCCAAGGACCATCCGTTCGGATCCAAGCGCGTTCCCCTTGAAACCGAGTATTACGAGGCCTACAACCGCGACAATGTCCTGTTGGTCGATATCAAGGAGGCATCCATCGAGCGCATCACGCCCAAGGGTATCAAGACCCGCGACCGCGAGTACGAGTTCGATGTCATCATCTATGCGACCGGCTTTGACGCCATCACCGGCGCGGTGACCCGCATTGATATCCGTGGAGAAGGTGGACAGAGCCTCAAGGAGAAATGGGCCAATGGCCCGCGCACGCTGCTGGGCATTCAGTCGGCCGGCTTCCCAAATCTCTTCATCGCGACCAATAGCGCATTTTGCAACTACACGGTATGCGCCGAGAGTATCGTCGAATGGATCACCGACGCTATCCGCCACGTTCGCGCGAACGGCTACTCGCGCATCGCACCCACGGTGAAGGCGGAAGACGCCTGGGTCGAGCACGCCAACGAGGTGGGGAGCCACACGCTATTGAGCGGCGCTAACTCGTGGTTTATCGGCGCGAATATTCCCGGAAAGGCTCGCGCGATTCTCCTGTACGCTAGTCCGGCACCCGTATACCGGGCCAAGTGTACGGAGGCAGCGGCCAACGGCTACAAGGATTTTGTCCTGCAGTAG
- a CDS encoding amidohydrolase family protein → MIPRGIISSDGHVCEPPNCYVDYIDPKYRDDAPRILPQPDGTEAFVVPGMKRPVALGFIDGAGFTIKERNERAKRLKFADVREGAYGGRARLPYMDKDGIAAEVVYASVGMGLCMHRDAEYKDACMKAYNRWLQAMCSEAPNRILGLAQTAVLSVDSAIEDFRRAKEMGMVGMMMSGRPIHEDYDHRDYDALWECATDLGLPICFHILTSRDGALGMPHRGHEMNNFLGIIRAVQDVVGLMVLGGVFERHPKLKLVCAEGDAGWMPHYMYRMDHAAKFNAEGGIIKGLSKLPSEYIKNNVWMTFQDDLSAFNSLHQMPHTQLLWASDFPHTDSTWPRSQQLLAEHTAHLQEEQRQAIMRENAAKLFQLPAGNESWRMYDTAA, encoded by the coding sequence ATGATTCCTCGCGGCATCATTTCATCGGATGGGCACGTATGCGAACCCCCCAATTGCTATGTCGACTATATCGACCCGAAGTATCGCGACGACGCGCCGCGGATCCTTCCGCAGCCTGACGGCACCGAGGCTTTCGTGGTGCCGGGAATGAAGCGACCGGTAGCGCTCGGCTTTATTGATGGCGCCGGCTTCACCATCAAGGAACGAAACGAACGTGCCAAGCGACTCAAGTTTGCGGATGTCCGCGAGGGCGCTTATGGGGGGCGCGCGCGGCTGCCATACATGGACAAGGACGGGATCGCGGCCGAGGTCGTTTACGCTTCCGTCGGAATGGGCCTGTGTATGCATCGCGACGCCGAGTACAAGGACGCCTGCATGAAAGCGTACAATCGCTGGCTACAAGCGATGTGTAGTGAGGCGCCCAATCGGATTTTAGGATTGGCGCAAACCGCGGTGTTGAGCGTCGACAGCGCGATCGAAGATTTTCGCCGCGCGAAGGAAATGGGGATGGTCGGCATGATGATGTCGGGCCGCCCGATTCACGAAGACTATGACCATCGTGACTATGATGCCCTGTGGGAATGCGCGACCGATCTGGGACTTCCCATTTGCTTCCATATCCTGACCTCACGCGACGGGGCTCTCGGCATGCCGCACCGCGGGCACGAGATGAACAATTTTCTCGGTATCATCCGCGCGGTGCAGGATGTCGTCGGTCTGATGGTGCTTGGGGGCGTGTTCGAACGCCATCCGAAATTGAAACTGGTCTGCGCGGAAGGTGATGCCGGCTGGATGCCGCACTATATGTATCGCATGGACCACGCCGCGAAATTCAATGCAGAGGGTGGAATAATCAAAGGGCTGTCCAAGCTGCCCAGCGAGTACATCAAAAACAATGTCTGGATGACTTTCCAGGACGATCTGAGTGCCTTCAACTCTCTGCATCAGATGCCACACACGCAGCTCCTGTGGGCGAGCGACTTCCCCCATACGGATTCAACCTGGCCTCGCTCGCAGCAATTGCTGGCCGAGCACACCGCCCACCTTCAAGAGGAACAACGGCAGGCCATCATGCGAGAGAACGCGGCCAAGCTCTTTCAATTGCCGGCCGGGAACGAGTCCTGGCGCATGTACGACACGGCTGCATAG
- a CDS encoding LLM class flavin-dependent oxidoreductase, translating into MKVSGAVFVQNFHEQQADHEVFLEDLKLAELFEPLGFDAIWSVEHHFSPYTMVPDVLQFLTYLCGHTRRIGLGTMVVVLPWHDPVRVAEQISMLDIMAQGRSLTLGFGRGAGRIEFDGFRVPMSEARERFAEAAEIIKLALSQKHFSFNGKFFQIPEMSIRPQPLDRDLVNRMYGAIVSPETGEIMAKAGMGMLVIPQKPWEEHRKDYDAYKLSCERAGFKAKAPIAGCWVYCARTEREAMEAGRKWSKNYAESALNHYEYHEPEHFKAAKGYEYHAQMAQVVKSAGGFPEMFADTQVIGTPERCIEVLRNVQNTLGASEFVGVFKYGGMPYDEAERSLRLFASEVMPAMKAEAREQSHPAAAGS; encoded by the coding sequence ATGAAGGTCAGCGGAGCCGTTTTCGTTCAGAACTTCCATGAGCAGCAGGCGGACCACGAGGTGTTCCTCGAAGATCTGAAGCTCGCGGAACTATTCGAGCCGCTCGGCTTTGATGCGATCTGGAGCGTCGAGCATCATTTCTCGCCGTACACGATGGTGCCCGACGTTCTGCAATTTCTGACCTACTTATGCGGGCACACCCGACGCATCGGTCTCGGCACCATGGTCGTGGTACTTCCGTGGCACGACCCGGTTCGCGTCGCCGAACAAATCTCGATGCTCGACATCATGGCCCAGGGGCGCAGTCTCACGCTCGGTTTCGGTCGCGGCGCCGGGCGCATCGAATTCGATGGGTTCCGGGTGCCGATGAGCGAAGCGCGCGAGCGGTTTGCCGAAGCGGCCGAGATCATCAAGCTGGCGCTTTCGCAAAAGCACTTTTCCTTTAATGGCAAGTTTTTCCAGATTCCCGAGATGAGTATTCGGCCCCAGCCGCTGGACAGGGATTTGGTGAACCGGATGTACGGGGCGATCGTATCACCGGAAACCGGGGAGATCATGGCGAAGGCCGGGATGGGGATGCTCGTGATCCCTCAGAAGCCCTGGGAAGAGCATCGCAAGGACTACGACGCCTACAAGCTGTCGTGCGAGCGGGCCGGTTTCAAAGCCAAGGCGCCGATCGCTGGATGTTGGGTCTATTGCGCCAGGACTGAGCGCGAGGCCATGGAAGCCGGGCGCAAGTGGAGCAAGAACTACGCGGAGAGCGCACTCAATCACTACGAGTATCACGAGCCGGAACACTTCAAGGCGGCCAAGGGCTACGAGTATCACGCGCAGATGGCGCAAGTGGTAAAGTCCGCGGGCGGCTTCCCGGAGATGTTCGCGGACACCCAGGTGATTGGAACACCGGAACGCTGCATCGAGGTGTTGCGCAACGTTCAAAACACACTGGGCGCATCGGAGTTCGTGGGGGTGTTCAAGTACGGGGGGATGCCCTATGACGAGGCGGAGCGGAGCCTCCGGCTCTTCGCGTCGGAAGTAATGCCCGCGATGAAAGCCGAAGCGCGCGAACAGTCGCATCCCGCCGCCGCCGGATCGTAA